Proteins found in one Arachis stenosperma cultivar V10309 chromosome 8, arast.V10309.gnm1.PFL2, whole genome shotgun sequence genomic segment:
- the LOC130946301 gene encoding GEM-like protein 1: protein MSTPSDQTTNEAKTTTPPPPPPPNDSQSQSQSQSQSQPHSTDYAPYPKIDPNDVAPPPPHHPNLTSEPLQPVTSPVAAETRAPISGDAATTMPPESNPYVSPAPVQPSKNTLDSVKDVLGRWGKKAAEATKKAQDLSGNMWQHLKTGPSFADAAVGRIAQSTKVLAEGGYEKIFRQTFETVPEEQLLKTYACYLSTSAGPVMGVLYLSTAKLAFCSDNPLSYQTGDQTQWSYYKVVIPLHQLRAVNPSASKTNQSEKYIQIISVDNHEFWFMGFVHYDSAVKNIQGVLQTR from the exons ATGAGTACTCCTTCTGATCAAACCACAAACGAAGCTAAAACAacaacaccaccaccaccgcCGCCGCCGAATGATTCTCAGTCTCAGTCTCAGTCTCAGTCTCAGTCTCAGCCTCACTCCACCGATTATGCTCCATACCCTAAAATTGACCCCAACGATGTTGCTCCTCCTCCGCCACATCATCCTAATTTGACTTCTGAGCCGTTGCAACCGGTTACTAGTCCCGTCGCCGCTGAAACTCGCGCTCCAATTTCCGGCGACGCTGCAACCACCATGCCTCCCGAGTCCAATCCCTATGTCTCCCCTGCACCTGTTCAGCCATCAAAAA ATACTTTGGATTCGGTGAAGGATGTTCTTGGAAGATGGGGGAAGAAAGCCGCTGAAGCTACCAAGAAGGCCCAAGATCTATCTGGAAATATGTGGCAGCACT TGAAGACTGGTCCTAGTTTTGCTGATGCTGCTGTTGGGAGGATTGCTCAGAGCACAAAGGTTCTTGCAGAAGGTGGCTATGAGAAGATCTTCAGGCAAACTTTTGAGACTGTTCCGGAGGAGCAGCTCTTGAAAACGTATGCGTGCTACTTGTCCACCTCGGCCGGACCGGTAATGGGAGTTCTGTATTTGTCAACAGCAAAGCTTGCTTTTTGCAGTGATAACCCACTTTCTTACCAAACGGGTGATCAGACTCAGTGGAGCTATTATAAG GTGGTCATTCCGTTACATCAGCTGAGAGCGGTGAACCCATCGGCAAGCAAAACCAACCAATCCGAGAAATATATACAGATCATCTCTGTCGACAACCATGAATTTTGGTTCATGGGCTTTGTTCACTATGACAGCGCTGTTAAAAATATTCAAGGAGTGTTGCAAACCCGTTGA
- the LOC130945475 gene encoding uncharacterized protein LOC130945475 — MKPRKDMKPGPGHGSGHPDPARWPGHIYNNTKHTHYRFEIRERGLGHIQISVTPFYFSFTASLRAQRLRLTPTPPVPSPHSPLRHRQSPLPTAQADLVTPDLIFSPHGPFLVSQHAATHQAVAHSSRSRLFSTFLVPPQLPAKVFVRLTMVTTYGAALLLGDVKFFSNTAPPLLCSASPAPSAPLSSPVFFSGLLLITGGRVLDVFRSSLSPLMAEALICTQSWLCPSKQQVGDQEFDQFDSSQKIVEGFTNASTSQGTS, encoded by the exons ATGAAACCAAGAAAGGATATGAAGCCGGGACCGGGCCATGGTTCGGGTCACCCGGACCCGGCCCGGTGGCCCGGCCATATATACAATAATACAAAACACACACATTACAGATTTGAAATTAGGGAAAGGGGGCTAGGGCACATTCAGATTTCAGTCACTCcattctatttttcattcactgcCTCCCTCAGAGCTCAGCGACTGAGGCTCACTCCCACACCCCCAGTTCCCAGTCCCCACTCCCCACTCCGGCACCGGCAGTCCCCACTCCCCACGGCACAAGCTGATCTGGTAACCCCTGACCTCATCTTCTCTCCACACGGGCCATTCCTAGTCTCGCAGCACGCAGCCACGCACCAGGCAGTCGCCCACTCCTCTCGTTCTCGTCTCTTCTCAACCTTCCTTGTTCCACCCCAGTTACCGGCGAAGGTCTTCGTTCGACTGACGATGGTGACGACCTATGGTGCTGCCCTGCTTCTCGGTGATGTGAAGTTCTTCTCTAATACTGCCCCGCCGTTGCTCTGCTCTGCTAGTCCTGCTCCTTCTGCTCCGCTCTCTTCTCCGGTCTTCTTCTCAGGTCTTCTTCTCAt CACTGGTGGACGTGTGCTTGATGTCTTCCGCAGCTCTTTGTCACCATTAATGGCCGAAGCTTTGATATGCACTCAAAGTTGGTTGTGCCCTTCGAAACAACAAGTTGGAGATCAAGAGTTTGATCAATTTGATAGTAGTCAGAAGATTGTTGAAG GTTTTACTAATGCATCCACATCACAAGGAACAAGTTGA